A genomic region of Candidatus Woesearchaeota archaeon contains the following coding sequences:
- a CDS encoding tRNA (N(6)-L-threonylcarbamoyladenosine(37)-C(2))-methylthiotransferase, translating to MEKIHLLSFGCSNNFHEGEVMAGLLEAAGYEITKDPYGADIIILNLCTVKGDHQALSTLKETTKQYTAKIIAAGCILESTKATLRSENPSLSLLNTHNIHKIVEVVEAVIEGDVIDALEKNKTTKINLPKVRLNPIINIVPVGNGCTSVCTYCSVKLIKGNIQSYSIQEIVDEVKRSVAEGAKEIYLTGQDTGAYGLDWKADQKNKRIELPELIDALIRIEGDFMIRVGMTSPNHVYRHLDRLIAVYQHPKIYKFLHIPIQSGSNKVLKDMKRPYTVEQYKECITKFKKVYPEITIATDIIVGFPGETEAEFQETIKILEETKPNVVNRSRFAARPGTKAAGMKQVPTNTIKERSKVLMDVAERISREQNAVWKGWVGKALVDEYGKSNTMVARNYAYKPILLKGRYSLGEEVEVTIKETATYDLRAFVEAKSEEQDNEQPQLLQIRV from the coding sequence ATGGAAAAGATTCACCTCCTCTCCTTCGGCTGTTCCAACAACTTTCATGAAGGAGAAGTAATGGCTGGCTTATTAGAAGCAGCAGGCTATGAAATCACAAAAGATCCATACGGAGCAGATATTATTATCCTGAACTTGTGCACAGTCAAAGGGGATCATCAGGCGCTGAGCACGCTCAAAGAAACAACAAAGCAGTACACTGCGAAGATTATTGCCGCTGGTTGTATTCTGGAAAGCACAAAAGCAACACTAAGAAGCGAAAATCCATCTCTCTCGCTCCTCAATACCCATAACATCCATAAAATTGTGGAAGTAGTGGAAGCAGTGATCGAAGGCGATGTCATTGACGCGCTGGAAAAAAACAAAACAACAAAGATCAATCTTCCCAAAGTCCGCCTTAATCCCATCATCAATATCGTTCCCGTGGGAAATGGCTGCACATCTGTTTGCACCTATTGTTCTGTCAAATTAATCAAAGGAAACATCCAATCATATAGTATCCAAGAGATTGTCGATGAAGTAAAGCGTTCTGTCGCGGAAGGCGCGAAAGAAATATATCTCACAGGCCAAGACACAGGCGCGTATGGATTGGACTGGAAAGCAGACCAGAAAAACAAAAGAATCGAACTTCCAGAACTCATTGATGCTCTAATAAGAATAGAAGGAGACTTCATGATTCGAGTGGGAATGACGTCTCCAAATCATGTCTATCGGCATCTTGATCGCTTAATTGCAGTTTATCAGCATCCGAAAATCTACAAATTTTTGCACATCCCTATTCAATCAGGCAGTAACAAAGTCTTGAAAGATATGAAACGGCCATACACAGTGGAGCAGTATAAAGAGTGTATAACTAAATTCAAAAAAGTGTATCCTGAAATAACGATTGCGACAGATATTATTGTCGGCTTCCCAGGAGAGACAGAAGCGGAATTTCAGGAAACAATAAAAATTCTTGAAGAAACAAAACCAAATGTCGTTAACCGCTCGAGATTTGCGGCAAGACCAGGCACAAAAGCAGCAGGAATGAAGCAAGTTCCAACGAACACAATAAAAGAACGATCAAAAGTGTTGATGGATGTTGCGGAAAGAATAAGTAGAGAACAAAATGCGGTGTGGAAAGGTTGGGTAGGAAAAGCGCTTGTGGATGAGTATGGAAAAAGCAATACGATGGTCGCGAGAAATTATGCCTACAAGCCAATCCTCCTCAAAGGACGATATAGTTTAGGAGAAGAAGTAGAAGTGACGATCAAAGAGACAGCGACGTATGACTTGCGGGCGTTTGTTGAAGCGAAGAGTGAAGAGCAAGATAACGAACAACCGCAGTTATTGCAGATACGAGTCTAA
- a CDS encoding PQQ-binding-like beta-propeller repeat protein, whose product MSKTHMEKYIVGAVLVVAIVGVLSLLMTGGSNNLTGQAVGDPLCTDTDGPVGAGGLVYTTQGTISGGTWKTTGAVYADKTDSCVTSGRKAGYLLEGFCPDSTHGFYNYVDCAIKVGAGYRCISGACVLDSDADGVPDASDVCPGYDDTDDADGDGTPDGCDTSVSEIVIAGSQDGNVYVLNAEDGSLVETISATAASEYHGEVVSDVLYITQAVGLHAYNIDDFSSLGTDTAGTYVYDSGGLSYFEDDQPEVDEYYTYVGSTSDRIIAIDINNAEIYWQYDVSSDEDFNKPAILGDTIYAAGKSGTIYALDMTNIIEGGDILTSDDDYPDTLWTYDVEATDTSDLLVGPVAGDAIYIGDDEGYVHALDTDSTVLWSTRVTNARVYGLTIYNDVLYVSASNSVFAVETSGGTVLWEYETGDLVQSEALEASATSYVYFGSDDGYVYAVDAADGSEVWAYNAGEDVNGDPYVVKSVGSLGSVLYVGGESGTVFALDADDGTELWTYSTGSYVRGRPIYYSYD is encoded by the coding sequence ATGAGTAAAACGCATATGGAAAAATATATTGTGGGTGCAGTTCTTGTTGTTGCAATTGTTGGAGTTCTTTCACTATTAATGACTGGAGGATCAAATAATCTTACAGGTCAAGCAGTAGGAGATCCACTGTGTACTGATACAGATGGACCCGTGGGAGCAGGAGGATTAGTATATACCACACAAGGAACAATTTCTGGAGGAACATGGAAAACAACAGGTGCAGTATATGCGGATAAAACAGATTCCTGTGTGACAAGCGGAAGAAAAGCAGGATACCTTTTGGAAGGATTTTGTCCTGATTCAACTCATGGTTTTTATAATTACGTCGATTGTGCAATAAAGGTTGGCGCAGGATATCGCTGTATTAGTGGTGCGTGTGTATTAGATTCAGATGCAGATGGAGTTCCTGATGCAAGTGATGTTTGTCCAGGGTATGATGATACAGATGATGCAGATGGCGATGGGACGCCGGATGGTTGTGACACTTCTGTCTCTGAAATAGTTATTGCAGGATCACAAGATGGAAATGTTTATGTCCTTAATGCAGAAGATGGATCTCTTGTTGAAACAATAAGCGCAACTGCTGCTTCAGAGTATCATGGTGAAGTCGTTAGCGATGTTCTTTATATCACTCAGGCAGTGGGTCTCCATGCGTATAATATAGATGATTTTAGTTCTCTTGGAACCGATACAGCAGGAACGTATGTCTATGATTCTGGTGGATTAAGCTATTTTGAAGACGATCAGCCTGAAGTAGATGAATATTATACTTATGTAGGTTCCACATCTGATAGGATTATTGCCATTGATATAAACAATGCAGAAATTTATTGGCAGTATGATGTAAGTTCAGATGAGGATTTTAATAAACCCGCAATATTAGGTGATACGATTTATGCTGCTGGAAAAAGTGGGACAATTTATGCGCTTGATATGACAAACATTATTGAAGGGGGAGATATACTAACGTCAGATGATGACTATCCTGATACTCTTTGGACGTATGATGTGGAGGCAACTGATACAAGCGATCTTCTTGTTGGTCCAGTAGCAGGAGATGCTATTTACATAGGAGATGATGAGGGGTATGTCCATGCTCTTGATACAGATAGCACTGTGTTATGGAGCACAAGAGTAACAAATGCGCGTGTATATGGACTTACAATATATAATGACGTGCTTTATGTGAGTGCATCAAATTCTGTTTTCGCTGTGGAAACAAGCGGTGGAACTGTTTTGTGGGAATATGAGACTGGCGATTTAGTTCAGAGCGAAGCCTTAGAAGCTTCTGCAACAAGTTATGTTTACTTTGGCTCTGATGATGGTTATGTTTATGCAGTAGATGCTGCTGATGGGAGTGAAGTATGGGCATATAATGCAGGAGAGGACGTGAATGGAGATCCATATGTGGTAAAGAGTGTTGGTTCGCTTGGGAGCGTCTTGTATGTAGGTGGAGAATCAGGAACTGTATTCGCGTTAGATGCAGATGATGGTACAGAACTATGGACATATTCTACAGGAAGTTATGTTAGAGGACGACCAATATATTATTCATACGATTAG